From Bacillus marinisedimentorum:
ACTGAATTCAGAAAATTCTACTCTGTTAAGCAGCTAGAGCAGGTAGTTGATCTACATATAAAATCAAATTCTGCATTAGGTATTGATAAAATGACTTATAAACATTTTATTGAAAATCAGAAAGAGGTAACTTCTTTAATAAATAAAAAGGTATTAAACGGTACATACAAGTTTACACCGTATAAGGAAAAACTGATATTGAAATCAAGGCATTCAATTCCGAGACTAATTTCAATTCCTACTTTAAGAGATAAGCTAGTTTTAAAATCATTGCATCTGGTACTAACCAATACTTTTAGTGAGATTAAACAACCTTTACCACAGCAATGTATTCAAGAATTAAAAACTAATATAAATGATTACAGTAACTTTATAAAGTTAGATATTTCAAATTTTTATGGAGCCATAAAGCATGGAATTTTATTTGAAAAATTAAAGAAGAAAATAAAAAAAGCTGAAATATTGTCATTAATAAATAGAGCAATAACTACACAAACTGTGTCTAATGGCGAGTCTTCGACAAATAAGGAAATTATAACCCAGGGAGTTCCACAAGGTTTATCTATTTCTAATATATTAGCTAATATTTATTTACACGATTTAGATTTAAAATTCAGTAATAGAAATGATTTTAAGTATATTAGATATGTTGATGACATAGTTATTTTATGTACAGATGATAATTTAGAAACAGTATATAATGAAGTGAAGTATGAACTTGAAGGGATTTATAGCCTCCCATTAAATGTTGATAAGGAGAAAAAAGGGGTAATTAATCGTGATGGATTTGACTTTTTAGGTTATGCTTTTAAAGGGTCAAGTAAAGGGGTTACTAAGTTATCTGTTAAAGAAGCAAATAAAAAACGGTTCGAAAATTCTATAGTAAAGATCTTTGCTAAATATAAACATTCAGATAATATGTCTAAGGAACAATTTATCTTCACTGTCAATAATAAAGTTACTGGCTCAATCAGTAGTAAAATTAATGGTGATGAAAATAGAGAATTTAAATACGGGTGGTTATTCTACTTTTCCCAGCTCGAAGATACTGGATTTTTATACCATTTAGATTGGTTTGTCGGGGAGTTATTGAGGAAGTTTCATCTAGGTCATATTGACGAAACAAAAATTAAAAGTTTTGTGAAAGCTTTTTATGAAATAAAGTACAATGTTAAAGAAAGTGATTACCTTCACAGGCCTGATATTCTAACTGTTGAGGAGAGAAGAGATCTTTTAAATAATACTTTTAATGTCCCTATATATCACCTTCAAACTACAAATTCAGTTGAAAAACTTTACAGGAAATTAGTGTACAAGCCTATTATAGAATACGAAAAAGATATTCATAGTATAATCTCATAAAAAAGTTGCCTTCCCTAAATGTATTGGGTTACAGGCAGCTTTTTGTGATGGACCCTATTTTCCATTATAAATTAATAATTGCAGGATCAGCGGGAATGTAAAGTGTCCTAAAAAACGTATACTAAAATGATATAATTTATAATGTTACAATCAAAATGTTGATTCGAGTAAATAAGTAACATAATAGATAGAAAATAACTGGTTACTATGCTAACAAGTGAACCAACAGGGAGGAACCAAAAAATGACCGAACAAACAACCCAGGACAAAATCAACGGCGTGCTCTGGCAAGCTGCGGACACTTTTAGAGGGAAGATTGATTCATCCACATATAAGGATTATATCTTAACGATGCTATTTATTAAATATCTAAGTGATACATATAAGGAACATTTAGAAGAATATAAAGAGCGGTATGATGGTGATGAACGCCGGATCGAGCGGGCGTTATCAAGGGAGCGCTTCATTCTAGACGAGAAATCCACTTTTGATTATCTATACAGCAAGCGCAATGACCCGGAAATCGGTGAAATCATCAACAAAGCATTGGAACGAATTGAAAATGAGAACACCGGCAAGCTTCGTGGTGTTTTCCGCAATATTGATTTCAATAATGAATCCATTCTCGGCAAGGCTAAAGAACGGAATGCTATTCTGCGTTCGTTATTAGAAGATTTTAATAAACTGTCCCTTCGTCCATCCCAAATCGGTAACGAAGACGTTGTCGGCAACGCTTACCAATATATGATCGGCCAGTTTGCTTCTGATGCTGGAAAAAAAGGTGGCGAATTCTATACGCCAAACGAAGTTTCTGAATTATTGGCCCGTCTTGTTAAGCCTCAGGAAAACGACCGGATTTATGACCCGACATGTGGATCTGGTTCTTTACTTATCAAAGTGGCCCAGCAGGTGCCAAGCCGTAAAGTCGCGATTTACGGTCAGGAACGCAATGGCGCAACCCATTCCCTGGCACTTATGAACATGTACCTGCATGGCATTGATGATGCAAAAATCGAATGGGGCGATACGCTGGCGAATCCACTTCATCTTGATGATGGCAAGCTGATGAAGTTCCAGGCAGTCGTAGCCAATCCCCCATTTTCCCTCGATAAATGGGCAATGGGCTTTGCCGGTGAAGGGACAAACGATAAAAAGTTCAAAATGGATGCAAGCCTTGATCCCCATCGCCGGTTTGAGTGGGGTGTCCCGCCGACATCAAAGGGGGATTACGCATTCGTTCAGCATATGCTTTATTCGCTTGCCGAAAACGGCCGGATGGCAACAATTCTTCCACATGGCGTATTATTTCGTGGAGCCAGCGAAGGAAAAATACGTAAGCAAATCATTGATATGAACCTACTTGATGCAGTCATTGGGTTGCCTGAAGGCTTATTTTTTGGAACTGGAATTCCGGCTGCTATTCTTGTGTTGAAAAAAGATCGGAAGAATAAAGATGTTCTCTTTATCGATGGTTCTGGAGAAGGGAACTATTTGAAAGGCAAAAACCAGAACAAATTGAGAGAGCAGGATATTGAGAAGGTTGTTGAAACGTATGAGAAACGTGAGACGGTTGATAAGTACTCCTATGTAGCGACTCTGGATGAAATTAAGGAGAATGACTATAACTTGAACATTCCTCGGTATGTGGA
This genomic window contains:
- a CDS encoding type I restriction-modification system subunit M, translated to MTEQTTQDKINGVLWQAADTFRGKIDSSTYKDYILTMLFIKYLSDTYKEHLEEYKERYDGDERRIERALSRERFILDEKSTFDYLYSKRNDPEIGEIINKALERIENENTGKLRGVFRNIDFNNESILGKAKERNAILRSLLEDFNKLSLRPSQIGNEDVVGNAYQYMIGQFASDAGKKGGEFYTPNEVSELLARLVKPQENDRIYDPTCGSGSLLIKVAQQVPSRKVAIYGQERNGATHSLALMNMYLHGIDDAKIEWGDTLANPLHLDDGKLMKFQAVVANPPFSLDKWAMGFAGEGTNDKKFKMDASLDPHRRFEWGVPPTSKGDYAFVQHMLYSLAENGRMATILPHGVLFRGASEGKIRKQIIDMNLLDAVIGLPEGLFFGTGIPAAILVLKKDRKNKDVLFIDGSGEGNYLKGKNQNKLREQDIEKVVETYEKRETVDKYSYVATLDEIKENDYNLNIPRYVDTFEEEEPVDMDAVKENIRDIKKELEEVEAQMEKYLEELGL
- a CDS encoding reverse transcriptase domain-containing protein, which encodes MSASTEFRKFYSVKQLEQVVDLHIKSNSALGIDKMTYKHFIENQKEVTSLINKKVLNGTYKFTPYKEKLILKSRHSIPRLISIPTLRDKLVLKSLHLVLTNTFSEIKQPLPQQCIQELKTNINDYSNFIKLDISNFYGAIKHGILFEKLKKKIKKAEILSLINRAITTQTVSNGESSTNKEIITQGVPQGLSISNILANIYLHDLDLKFSNRNDFKYIRYVDDIVILCTDDNLETVYNEVKYELEGIYSLPLNVDKEKKGVINRDGFDFLGYAFKGSSKGVTKLSVKEANKKRFENSIVKIFAKYKHSDNMSKEQFIFTVNNKVTGSISSKINGDENREFKYGWLFYFSQLEDTGFLYHLDWFVGELLRKFHLGHIDETKIKSFVKAFYEIKYNVKESDYLHRPDILTVEERRDLLNNTFNVPIYHLQTTNSVEKLYRKLVYKPIIEYEKDIHSIIS